ACCTCTATGCTCCGGCCACACCGCCGCGGCAGCACGCGGCCCACACCGGAAGGACTGACTCTCGGATCCAGTTCGGGTGTCTAGCGCTGTTTCAGCCGGCGATCAGCGCCTCGATGGCGCCCTTGATCTCCTCGTACTCGGGAAACCGGTCCGTTTCCAGCTTGGAAAAGACCTGCTCGTCATCGACAGTTACCTCGAACTTGCCCCCACCGGAGGGCACGAGCTGCAACTGCCCTATGTCGTGTTTGTAGTACTCCAGCAGCTTCACCGCCAGCCCGGCGGCGTCTTTTTCATAGCTTCAGTCGGCGCAGTAGACGATACGTACAATCACCGTTTCCTCCTTGAACGAATGAGCCGCCTTCAAGTCGTCATTACGTTACTAAGAATAAATAAACGCTCAACGTGCGCAATGGCAAGGAATCTAAAACCGCACTTCCGGGAGATCGGTCCGTCCACCATTCAAGCCGTGCGACGGGACCGGAAAACTATACATTGCCGCTTGACAAGACCTGCCGATAACGGTATTCTCAAGAACGAGGAGGTGATTTACATGCTCGGAAGTTTCGGCACGACAGAACTGATTATCATTCTCGTGATCGTCATGGTTCTCTTCGGTGCGAAGAAGCTCCCTGAGTTGGCTAAGGGCCTGGGCCAGGGAATCAACGAGTTCAAGAAAGCACAGAAGAAAGAACCTGCCGAAGAGAATCAGAATACCTCGGGTACGTCCGCCTCCAAGGACGCCTGACGCTTGTGGTAACGAGTTGCAGGCAATCGGAAGAGTTCGCGCTGTCGCAGGATTCGTGGTACGGGATCCCCACCGCCGGGTGGTTGCGCCAGCCAATCATGCGTGGCCGCGGACACCTCGCCAGACCCTTCCGATCCCACCTGCGGATACGGGAAACGACAAACCCCGAGACCCCTTGCCTGGACCAATCGCTCGTTTGCCCGGTCTGAAGAACTCCCGGGCGGCAATCCGCGCGGCCTTCTCCGGGAAACTGCGCCAGACACCGCGCAATTTCTCTTCTGACTTTGCCTCCCTTTTTTTAAAAAAAGCGCAGTATCCCCCAACCAAGTCGATACATGCGCGGTCTCATTAACAGCAGGCGACCTGTTCATGTACCGCGCTACCAGGTGACCGTCGTGGAAACCGCCCGGAAACTCGACAGCCGAATCGAACCGGCCCACCAGGAAGGCGACATGGAATTTGATGCGGCAAGAGGTCGTACGGACCTGGACGACCGCGCGTTGATTCTCCAGGCCAGGGGCGGCGACATGAGGGCCCTGGAAAAACTCGTCTACCGGTATGACGAGAAGGTGCTGTCCATGGCCGTGTCCTTCGTGGGGAACATGGACGACGCGAAGGATGTTTACCAGGAAGTGTTCATACGGGTATTCAAGGCGCTGCCCAAATTCGAATTCAGAAGCCGGTTCTCCACCTACCTGTACCGGATCGTTACCAATGTCTGCCTCACGCACAGAACCAAGCACGGGAAGAACCGCTTCGTGTCCATCGAAGAAAACGCCGCGGAAGACACCGGGCATGGCCGAAACGGCGTTTTACCGATTGCTCCCGACCAGACGGACGCCGCGGCCATCAACAACGAGCTCTCGGCGCGTATCCGGGCGGCCGTCGGCGCCCTTTCTCCCCGGCAGCGCACCGTGTTCGTCCTGCGGCACCACGAAGGATTCAAATTGAGAGAAATCGCCGGGATCATCGAATGCACCGAAGGCGCAGTGAAGAAGTACCTGTTCGATGCCACCCGAAGGCTGCGCGAACAACTAAAGGATATAGCGTCATGAAAGAGGATAAGAGCCAGTCTCACGAGAAATGGGAGGAATGGCTGGAACTCTCCCAGTACGGTGAATTGTCCGCCACGGATCAGCGGCAGCTGGACGATCATCTCGCATCCTGTGACCGGTGCCGGGCGTTTCGGGCCCGCCTGGAAGATTTCAGGCTCATGATAGAAGACGCCACTCCTCCCCGGCCTGGAGCAGCCGACCTTCGGGAGGCCCGCGGTAACCTGTGGTCCGCGGTGACGCTGAGCCGCCCGGAATCCAGTTCCACTAAGGAGTGGATAGATCGCTTTCTCGATGGCCTGCAACGGCTTACGTTCACCGCATATCCTTCCTGGCGCTCCGTGCTCGGCGGCGCAATGCTGTTGTTCGTCGGCTTGGTGGCAGGCTACTATCTGGCCATTCAAGGAGACCGTACCATCGGATTCGCGGGGCCGGGCATAGACCAGACGGACCTGTTGAACAACGACGACGTGGCCATATCCAATGTCCGGTTCGTGGATTCGGACGTTTCCGACGGCACGCTGGGACTCCGGTTCGAAGCCGTCCGTCCCGTACAGATCATGGGACCGGTCGACGATCCGGATATACAACGCGTACTCA
Above is a genomic segment from Gemmatimonadota bacterium containing:
- a CDS encoding twin-arginine translocase TatA/TatE family subunit — protein: MLGSFGTTELIIILVIVMVLFGAKKLPELAKGLGQGINEFKKAQKKEPAEENQNTSGTSASKDA
- a CDS encoding RNA polymerase sigma factor, encoding MRGLINSRRPVHVPRYQVTVVETARKLDSRIEPAHQEGDMEFDAARGRTDLDDRALILQARGGDMRALEKLVYRYDEKVLSMAVSFVGNMDDAKDVYQEVFIRVFKALPKFEFRSRFSTYLYRIVTNVCLTHRTKHGKNRFVSIEENAAEDTGHGRNGVLPIAPDQTDAAAINNELSARIRAAVGALSPRQRTVFVLRHHEGFKLREIAGIIECTEGAVKKYLFDATRRLREQLKDIAS
- a CDS encoding zf-HC2 domain-containing protein, which produces MKEDKSQSHEKWEEWLELSQYGELSATDQRQLDDHLASCDRCRAFRARLEDFRLMIEDATPPRPGAADLREARGNLWSAVTLSRPESSSTKEWIDRFLDGLQRLTFTAYPSWRSVLGGAMLLFVGLVAGYYLAIQGDRTIGFAGPGIDQTDLLNNDDVAISNVRFVDSDVSDGTLGLRFEAVRPVQIMGPVDDPDIQRVLTFAVLNEQNPGVRLRAVNAVSASERLHSDHEIRDALVTALKTDSNAGVRGEAFNALSRYPFDGEIRDAMIHTLVFDENPALRINAINRLQEQVPAPFDENLERVLRTRMVLDENAYIRTKARTVLGNLSAP